Genomic DNA from Hymenobacter jejuensis:
GTTCTCCCCAGATCGTCGTTTTCTAGAAGCTTGGCCGTATCTTGTTCTTTTTCAAGCACGTCCAAATCAGGATAACGGTTTGAAAGCCAATTTTGTAGCTCCTGATAGTTTTCACTAGTATACCCAATCCTGATCTTTGGATCAGCGGAACTCAGCGGCAGAATGTGTGTATAGTTCTGGTCAATGCGGTACCCTTTGATACGGGCTAGTGACAACTCTTTGCGCCGCAAAATGCCTTCATAAATCAGCTTGTCAGTGGTAATAATATGTTTAGCCTTAATGGTTTCGAGCAATCCGTAAACTAGGAAACCCGCAAAACCTAGCATCAGAGCCGACAATCCAATTTGGAACCCTAGCTGCGCGTCGTTTTTGCCCCACATTATGATTGGCACAGCCAGAAACAACAGAATGAGGGGCGGAACAAAAATGTAAATGAAGAGACGCCACCCTTTGGCAGTGCCATACTCTTGCCGGCTTTCCGGCTCTTGAACAGTAAGCATGAATTAGTAAAGTTTAGGAATAGGCGAAAAGCAAATACATGGCTTGAGGAGAATTCTTAAGACAGCATATAACAGGTGCAGCTTACGCTAAAGTAGCTCGATTGCGGAAGTAGGCAATAAGCTGCACTCAAATTCAGATATTTGCCCGCATGCCCGTTTCCCTGTCGGTCGTCATCATCACCTACAATGAAGAACGCAACATCGGCCGCTGCCTCGACGCACTCGGCGATGTGGCCGATGAGGTAGTGGTGGTCGACTCCTATTCCAGCGACCAGACCGTGGCCATTTGCCACAGTTACAACGTGCGCGTGGTGCAGCATGCTTTCGAAGGCTATGTGCAGCAGAAAAATTTCGCTACTGCCCAAGCGCAACACGACTATGTACTGCAGCTCGACGCCGACGAAGTCCTAACCGAAGAGTTGCGCCAGTCGATCCGGGAGGTGAAGCAGAACTGGCAGGCGGCAGGTTATTCTTTGGCTCGACTCACCAACTATTGTGGTACCTGGGTGCGCCACGGCGGCTGGTACCCCGACCGGAAGCTGCGCCTCTACGATCGCCGTTTGGGCCGATGGGAAGGCCTCCTGTTGCATGAAAAATACCAACTATTTGATAATCAATTAGTTACTAACTTACATGGCGATTTGCTTCATTACTCTTATGATTCGGTGGAGCAGCACGTCAATCAACTAAACCGCTTCACAAGCATCTCGGCGGAAGAATGGGCCTTGCGCGGCAAGCGCCGCGTGACGGTTTTTCACTTGCTATTGAAGCCGCTCTGGAAATTTGTGCACGGGTACATTCTGCGGTTGGGTTTCTTGGATGGGTTTGCGGGGTTCTGTATTGCCAGCATCTCGGCGTGGGGCGTCTTTCTGAAATTTGCCAAACTGCGCACCAAATCGCGGCTCCTTGCATGAAGACTTTTTTGGTAAGCCGCACCGATGCCATTGGCGATGTCGTCCTGACGCTCCCAGTTTGCGGAGAGCTTAAGCGACTATTTCCCGGTTGCCGGGTGGTGCTGGTGGGCCGCACCTATACCCAAGCTGTGGCCGAAGCCTGTCCGTGGGTAGATGCGTTTCTGAATTACGATAGCCTTTTGCAACTGTCTGATAAAGAGCAGGTCGCAGCTATAGTTCAACAGCAGGCTACAGCTATCTTGCATGTTTTCCCCAACAAAAAGCTGGCGCAGTTGGCCCAAAAAGCCAAGATTCCGGTGCGCATTGCCACGCGCAATCGCTGGTTTCACTGGCTTACCTGCAACCGATTGGTAAGCCTGAGCCGACGGCATTCGCCCCTGCACGAGGCGCAGCTAAACTTGAAGCTGCTTCAGCCGCTTGGGCTGCCAGCGGAAATGCCTTTGGCACAAGTAGCCGAACTGGTTCGGCTGCAACCAACAGAGCCGCTGGCTCCTCAGTGGCAACAGGTGCTTGCCAATCGTACGGAAAGTCAGCTCAACGTGATTCTGCATCCGCGCTCCAGGGGCAGCGCCCGCGAATGGGGCCTAAACCACTTTGGGGCCTTGGCTAAGCTCTTGTACCAAGCCGGACATCGGGTGTTCGTGACGGGTACCGCAGCTGAAGGCGAGGAGTTGCGCCCGTGGTTAGCGGAGTACGCCGCCGTACTGGCCGGCGACCTTACCGGACTTCTGACGCTGCCGCAGCTTCTGGCTTTTATCCATGCTGCCGATGGGCTGGTAGCTGCTAGTACCGGGCCATTGCACTTGGCGGCTGCCCTCGGCCGCCACGCATTGGGCATTTACCCACCCATGCGCCCGACGCACCCAGGGCGGTGGGCCCCGCTGGGCCCGTATGCCGAATATCTGGTATTCGATCGTCCCGATTGCTCCGACTGCCGTGAGCAGCCCGCCGCGTGCACTTGCATCAAGGCCATTTCGCCTGTGCAAGCACTGGAAAGAATCTTAGCTTGGCAACAACTGCCGGTAGAGCCGTAGGTTATTTTTGAAGTTTTTGACTATCCTTTGCCATCTATGAGAGCATTCTTGGCAAACCGATGGCAACAGATATACCGGCAAGGGGTGCTTTCACAGCATTTGCTGCTGCTTGCCTGCGTGGCAGGTGTAGCAGGATTGCTAGCGTCGCGGGCGTTGGTAGCCCTAAGCCCTGTTGTGGGCGTGCTGGCAGTGCTTGCCAATCCGCGTATGCGCCGCGAGTTGCCCCAGTGGCTACACAATGGTGCTGCCGGCCGAATGGCGCTGCTTTATATACTGCTATTAATAAGTGCTTTATACACTGACAATTGGCCTGAATGGCGGCATCAGGTCTTTCGGCAGCTGCCGTTTATTGGGGTGCCGCTGGCGTTTTGTTTGGCAGTGCCCTTGACGAATCGGCAACGGTTTAGGGTAGGCTGTAGCTTTGTTTTGGGCGTTGGGATGGTGGCCGCGGCCACTTTGCTAGACTACATTGTGCATCCGCCCACCGACCAGCACTTTTACATGGTGGGCAAAAGTCAGCCCGCGATCACCGGGATTTTTCACATTCACTTCGGGATCATGCTGGTGCTGTCGGCCTTTTTTGGTTTGCTGCTCGGCCGTAGCAAGTATGCCCCGCAGCTGCTGCGCTTGGTGCTATGGCTGGCTGCGGCCATAAGCGTCGTCACGCTGCATGTGCTAGCGTATCGCACGGGACTGATGCTGTTTTATATCACATTGTTTGTCAATGCGTTGCGTATTCTGTTTGCGCGGCGGTTTACCTTGGGTATACTGGCGTTAGGGTTGTTTGTCGCGGTGCCTTTCGCTTCTTATCGCCTCCTGCCGTCGGTGCGCGACCGGGCTATTGCTACGCGCTACGACATCGAACACTTCTACAACGGCGAGGACATCAACAACTTTTCTCTCTCCAAACGCTTGGCCGCGTGGCATACGGCCCGCGCCGTAGCGCGCCAGCACCTGTTGGTGGGTGTGGGACCAGCCGATGCACAAGATGCCATGATGGCGCAGTACCGCCGGCACAGTTATGGCCTATTGCCCCCCAATTGGGTCATGATTCATAATCAGTACTTGCACTACTTGGTAGCAAGCGGATTACCAGGGCTTTTTGTGTGGCTGCTGGTATTGCTTGGGCCGTTGACGCAACCCACACAGCGGCGTAACCCGTACGTGTACCATTTCTTGCTTATTCTGGGGGCCGGCATGCTTGTCGACTCGTTGCTGGAAATGCAGATTGGCTTCAATCTCTTCGTATTTCTGTACGGGTTTCTCGTAGTAGCCACGGAGCGTTCCGGCTACTCCACCGTAAACCTTCCGTAAGCAACTTGGTATATTCAGTACATTTGTTTAAAGGCTGCGCATTTTTTTTAATCTTCAGCCGAAATATTTAAGCGTCCATGAGCGACTCTCCCGAACGAGTTCCGAAGTTGAGCAAAGAAGAGAAAGACCGGCGGTTCCAAGCCGAACTGATGCCTGTACTGGACTCTTTGTACAACTTTGCCTATCGCCTGACCCTTGACGAGGACGATGCCAACGACCTCGTGCAGGAGACCTATTTGAAAGCCTATCGGTTCTTTGAGTACTTCGAACCGGGAACCAACGCGAAAGCGTGGCTGTTCCGCATCCTGAAAAACTCGTTCATTAACGACTTCCGAAAGAAGAGTAAACAACCCGCCAAGGTCGACTACAGCGAAATTGAAGGGTACTACAATTCGGAGGACGTTGAGTCTGACGCCGACGCGGGTGGCACCTCGTCGGACATGCGGCAGCAATCGGTGCGCGACCTCATCGGCGACGAGGTGGCCAGCGCGCTCAATTCGCTGCCAGTGGATTTTCGCACGGTCATTATCCTCTGCGACCTAGAAGGGTTCACCTATGAGGAAATGGCAAAAGTGCTGGACATCCCTATCGGAACGGTGCGATCACGTTTGCACCGGGCTCGCAATTTCCTGAAGGAAAAATTAGACAAGTACGCTAAATCGATGGGCTACGGCGGCGATACCGACGACGAAGACCCATCAGACGACGATAACGACCAATAAATAACCTCTTACCAACTCGGGCACTGTTATGAAACCTACATCTACTACAACCAACCAGCAGGCGGTCGATACAAACGGCCCCGACTGTGAACGCGTGAATACAATTCTCGATCAAATTATCGTAGGTCAGGACCCAACCTTGGAAGACGAGGAATACTTCGTCAACCATGCCGAGGACTGCTCGCCTTGCTTCGATAGCCTTGATAAGCAGCGGGTTTTCGTTGATTTCATCAATCAACGGATCGGGCGCAAAGGCGCTCCAGAATCGCTGTCTCAAAATATCCTTGCACGAGTTCAGACAGAAATGGCCTAATTTTACCCCATGCAGGGTAAAATTATCGTTTTTTCGGCTCCTTCCGGCGCCGGTAAGACTACTATAGTCCACCGGCTGCTGGAAAGGATTCCAGAGCTAAGTTTTTCAATTTCAGCTTGTACGCGCGACAAGCGCGGCCGCACGGAAGCCAACGGCAAAGACTACTACTTCATTTCCATCGAAGAATTTCAGGAGAAAATTCGCCACGATGAGTTCGTGGAATGGGAAGAGGTGTACGCTGGCAACTTCTATGGTACTCTAAAATCTGAGATTGAGCGCATCTGGGAAAGCGGAAAACACGCCATTTTGGATGTTGATGTGAAGGGCGGTCTGAGCATTAAGGAGTTTTACAAGGACCGGGCTTTAGCCGTTTTTGTAAAACCACCTTCCTTGGAAGTGCTTGAAAGCCGCCTGCGTGCCCGCGCCACCGACTCCGACGCCAGCATCTCCGGGCGCCTGTACAAGGCCAAGTTCGAGCTGACATTCGAAGATCGGTTCGACACCATCCTTGTCAACGACGATCTGGACCACGCCACCGCGCAGGCTGAAAAGCTGGTGCGCGACTTTATTACCGGCGAATCGGCGATTCTGTGAGTGCTGGTCTGAAAGTGGGGCTGTTGTTCGGCTCATTCAATCCTATTCATACCGGCCATCTCATACTGGCCAATTTTATGGCCACGCACACCGATTTGGATGCGGTATGGCTGGTTGTTTCCCCGCAAAGTCCGTTTAAGATCGGGCAGGAGATGTTACCCGAGGAAGAGCGTCTGGCACTGGTGCAGTTGGCCATTCGTGGCAATAACAGGCTAGAAGCTCTGGACATCGAGTTCCGAATGCCCAAACCAAGCTACACCATCGATACGCTTGACGCGTTGCGCCGCCGTTATTCCGAACATCAGTTTGTATTGTTGATGGGTGAGGACAACCTGCCTGGCCTAACGCGTTGGAAAGAAGCCGAACGTATTTTGGCCGATTATGCAGTATATGTATACCCGCGGCCAGGTGTGGACATTACCACCGTCGAAACCCGGGCTAACACATGGGTGGTCGATGCCCCGCTGCTTGATATTTCTGCCACTTTCATTCGGGAATGTGTGCAAAAAGGTAAATCTATCCGCTATTTAGTGCCCGACGCAGTAGAGGCGCGTATTCTAAGCCAAGGTTATTGGCGTACATAACATCGTTACAAATCAAAAGCCCTTCCAAGTTAAACTTGGAAGGGCTTTTGATTTGTATATAAACTATTGATTATCAATCAGATAGTCATGATTTCGCTTTCTTTCTTGCTCATCAGATCGTCGATCTTGCTGATGTAGCTGTCCGTAGCTTTTTGCACCTTGGCTTCGGCGTCTTTTACGGCGTCTTCGGCGGCACCTTCTTTCAGAAGCTTGCGCAACGCATCGTTGACGTCTTTGCGAATGCCACGGATGCGGACTTTACCGCTTTCCGACTCGTTTTTGACTTGCTTTACTAGATCGCGCCGGCGCTCCTCGGTCATGGGCGGAATATTCAGGCGTACACCTTCAGCGTCGGACTGTGGGTTTAGGCCCAAGTCACTGTTCTTGATGGCTTTAACTACTTCCGCAATGATGTTCTTCTCCCAAGGCTTGATGAACAGCGTGCGGGCGTCGGGAGTCGAAACGTTCGCTACTTGGCTGATAGGAGTAGGAGTGCCATAATAGTCTACCCGAAGGGAGTCGAGCATCGCCGGGGAAGCTTTGCCTGCCCGGATGCGGCTCAGTTCTAAGCTAGTGTGTTGCAGGGATTTACCCATCGACTCTTCGGCTTCGCTCAGGTAAAACTGGATTTCTTCGTCCATTTTTGAAAGGTTGAATTATAAAAGCAAATGTTGACAGGAGTGTATCAGTATGGTAATCAGGGTATTGATATTAACTGACTTGTAGCCAAGAGGTTAGGCTTGCTCTGGTGCAGGCGTTACGGCTGGGGTTAAGCCGCCGTGTTTAGGGTCGAGCGAGTGCGAGGCAGTGCCATTCATGGTAACCAGAGTACCTACCGTTTCGCCATCGATCAGGCGCTGTAGGTTGCCCGTCTTATTCATGTCGAACACAATAATGGGCAAATTATTCTCTTTGCACAGCGTAAATGCCGTCATATCCATCACGTTGAGGTTTTTCTCCATCACCTCATCGAATGTGATCTGTGGGTAACGCACTGCCGAAGGATCCTTCTCCGGATCGGCGGTATAAATGCCATCGACCCGAGTGCCCTTCAGCACTACATCAGCTTCAATCTCAATAGCCCGCAGCGAGGCCGCCGAGTCGGTAGTGAAGTAAGGCGACCCGATCCCGGCGCCGAAAATCACCACACGGCCCTTTTCCAAGTGCCGCAGCGCGCGCCGCCGAATGTAAGGTTCGCAGACGCGCTGAATGGTAACGCCCGAAAGCAGCCGCGTCTGAACGCCTAGCTTTTCAAGAGCGCTTTGTAAGGCCATCGAGTTGATAACGGTGGCCAGCATACCCATATAATCGCCTTGCACCCGGTCAAGGCCAAAGGCTTCTGCTTGTACGCCACGGAATATGTTGCCGCCGCCGATCACAACGGCGATCTGTGTGCCAGTAGCCGCTACGGCCTTGATTTCTTCGGCATATTGCATGAGCCGAACGGCATCGATGCCGTATTGCTGTTGGCCCATTAAGGCTTCGCCACTCAGTTTCAGCAGGATTCGGGTGTACTTCAAAACAAAGTTGGTTTAGGCGTGAAACACTTACGAAACAGACTTATTTGTAAGTGATTGATTATTAAATACTTATAAAGTATCTCAGGTGAAAAGCTAGCTGAACTGCACCAGCACTTGGCCTTTGTTGACGTTGTCGCGGAGCCCGACCTTAATAGCTGCTACTACGCCGTCGCTGGGAGCCTTCAAAATATTCTCCATTTTCATTGCCTCCAGCACTAGCAACGGATCACCCTTCTGTACCTCTTGTCCGGCTTGTACGCGAATATCTACGATCAGGCCCGGCATTGGGGCTTTCAACTCATTGACTTTATGCGCCGTTGCGTTGCTCATGCCTAGTTTGTCCAGCAGCAAGTCGAAGCGATCTTTCGCCTCAATTTCCACCACGCGGCCATTGAGTTTTAGCGATAGGGTTTTCGCTGCGTAGTCGGCACTGATTAGCTCAGCAGAATACGACCGCCCCTCATAAAGAATGTGGTAATGCCCATCGGCCACGGCAACTATATCCCAAGCAAAAGGTTGTCCATTAACGGTAATTGGGGCCTTGGCATTGTATTCTACTTCCCACGTTTGATCGGGGCCGGTGCGAACTTGTAGCATGTAAAAGGAAGGCGGGGTAGGGCGGAAAAGGGCTTAAAGATAGCCCAAATCTGAAATAATTTCGGAACTTGAGGCCACTTTCCCTTATTGTTCTCTCGCATGAAATATTCGGTCCTCGGCATTCTTAGCCTGGTCCTTACGTGTCATTTAGCGGCTCCCGCCCAAGCCGTTAAGTCCGGAAAAAAAACACCGGATAAGCCCGCCCATAAGAAAACGCTTACTGCCACTCTTCCGGTTTCTGAGCCTGCCAGTGCGGCCGTCATAGTGCCTTCGTGGCTGCCACCCACTGCGCCAACACAGCCAAGCGCAACCATTGTAACTGATTTGCTGGATACCAAGCTCGACGTTCGTTTCGACTGGGCTAAGCAGTGGCTTTTCGGGACGGCTACTATCACGGCTCGCCCGCATTTCTACCCACAGAATCAGTTGGTGCTGGATGCCCGGGGCTTTGACGTGAAAAGCGTTCGCGTCCTGACCGGCAACAAAGAGAAAAACCTGACCTATACTTACGACAAGCGCAAGCTGTCCATTACAC
This window encodes:
- a CDS encoding glycosyltransferase family 2 protein — its product is MPVSLSVVIITYNEERNIGRCLDALGDVADEVVVVDSYSSDQTVAICHSYNVRVVQHAFEGYVQQKNFATAQAQHDYVLQLDADEVLTEELRQSIREVKQNWQAAGYSLARLTNYCGTWVRHGGWYPDRKLRLYDRRLGRWEGLLLHEKYQLFDNQLVTNLHGDLLHYSYDSVEQHVNQLNRFTSISAEEWALRGKRRVTVFHLLLKPLWKFVHGYILRLGFLDGFAGFCIASISAWGVFLKFAKLRTKSRLLA
- a CDS encoding glycosyltransferase family 9 protein yields the protein MKTFLVSRTDAIGDVVLTLPVCGELKRLFPGCRVVLVGRTYTQAVAEACPWVDAFLNYDSLLQLSDKEQVAAIVQQQATAILHVFPNKKLAQLAQKAKIPVRIATRNRWFHWLTCNRLVSLSRRHSPLHEAQLNLKLLQPLGLPAEMPLAQVAELVRLQPTEPLAPQWQQVLANRTESQLNVILHPRSRGSAREWGLNHFGALAKLLYQAGHRVFVTGTAAEGEELRPWLAEYAAVLAGDLTGLLTLPQLLAFIHAADGLVAASTGPLHLAAALGRHALGIYPPMRPTHPGRWAPLGPYAEYLVFDRPDCSDCREQPAACTCIKAISPVQALERILAWQQLPVEP
- a CDS encoding O-antigen ligase family protein, producing the protein MLSQHLLLLACVAGVAGLLASRALVALSPVVGVLAVLANPRMRRELPQWLHNGAAGRMALLYILLLISALYTDNWPEWRHQVFRQLPFIGVPLAFCLAVPLTNRQRFRVGCSFVLGVGMVAAATLLDYIVHPPTDQHFYMVGKSQPAITGIFHIHFGIMLVLSAFFGLLLGRSKYAPQLLRLVLWLAAAISVVTLHVLAYRTGLMLFYITLFVNALRILFARRFTLGILALGLFVAVPFASYRLLPSVRDRAIATRYDIEHFYNGEDINNFSLSKRLAAWHTARAVARQHLLVGVGPADAQDAMMAQYRRHSYGLLPPNWVMIHNQYLHYLVASGLPGLFVWLLVLLGPLTQPTQRRNPYVYHFLLILGAGMLVDSLLEMQIGFNLFVFLYGFLVVATERSGYSTVNLP
- a CDS encoding sigma-70 family RNA polymerase sigma factor; protein product: MSDSPERVPKLSKEEKDRRFQAELMPVLDSLYNFAYRLTLDEDDANDLVQETYLKAYRFFEYFEPGTNAKAWLFRILKNSFINDFRKKSKQPAKVDYSEIEGYYNSEDVESDADAGGTSSDMRQQSVRDLIGDEVASALNSLPVDFRTVIILCDLEGFTYEEMAKVLDIPIGTVRSRLHRARNFLKEKLDKYAKSMGYGGDTDDEDPSDDDNDQ
- the gmk gene encoding guanylate kinase, with protein sequence MQGKIIVFSAPSGAGKTTIVHRLLERIPELSFSISACTRDKRGRTEANGKDYYFISIEEFQEKIRHDEFVEWEEVYAGNFYGTLKSEIERIWESGKHAILDVDVKGGLSIKEFYKDRALAVFVKPPSLEVLESRLRARATDSDASISGRLYKAKFELTFEDRFDTILVNDDLDHATAQAEKLVRDFITGESAIL
- the nadD gene encoding nicotinate (nicotinamide) nucleotide adenylyltransferase; translated protein: MKVGLLFGSFNPIHTGHLILANFMATHTDLDAVWLVVSPQSPFKIGQEMLPEEERLALVQLAIRGNNRLEALDIEFRMPKPSYTIDTLDALRRRYSEHQFVLLMGEDNLPGLTRWKEAERILADYAVYVYPRPGVDITTVETRANTWVVDAPLLDISATFIRECVQKGKSIRYLVPDAVEARILSQGYWRT
- the frr gene encoding ribosome recycling factor: MDEEIQFYLSEAEESMGKSLQHTSLELSRIRAGKASPAMLDSLRVDYYGTPTPISQVANVSTPDARTLFIKPWEKNIIAEVVKAIKNSDLGLNPQSDAEGVRLNIPPMTEERRRDLVKQVKNESESGKVRIRGIRKDVNDALRKLLKEGAAEDAVKDAEAKVQKATDSYISKIDDLMSKKESEIMTI
- the pyrH gene encoding UMP kinase is translated as MKYTRILLKLSGEALMGQQQYGIDAVRLMQYAEEIKAVAATGTQIAVVIGGGNIFRGVQAEAFGLDRVQGDYMGMLATVINSMALQSALEKLGVQTRLLSGVTIQRVCEPYIRRRALRHLEKGRVVIFGAGIGSPYFTTDSAASLRAIEIEADVVLKGTRVDGIYTADPEKDPSAVRYPQITFDEVMEKNLNVMDMTAFTLCKENNLPIIVFDMNKTGNLQRLIDGETVGTLVTMNGTASHSLDPKHGGLTPAVTPAPEQA
- a CDS encoding biotin/lipoyl-containing protein, with product MLQVRTGPDQTWEVEYNAKAPITVNGQPFAWDIVAVADGHYHILYEGRSYSAELISADYAAKTLSLKLNGRVVEIEAKDRFDLLLDKLGMSNATAHKVNELKAPMPGLIVDIRVQAGQEVQKGDPLLVLEAMKMENILKAPSDGVVAAIKVGLRDNVNKGQVLVQFS